A window from Montipora capricornis isolate CH-2021 chromosome 7, ASM3666992v2, whole genome shotgun sequence encodes these proteins:
- the LOC138057278 gene encoding uncharacterized protein isoform X2, translating to MERKKRVKESGSASKVEKSGSSSEDEKREVWWKEEELRAQQADEEWELRLKVLRRNRERKKRDDPWDVWCKEFDWRRKPQKRERIRWLEARHQEKSVPSEILSRGPRAVEAFNSALKDGTALVRRLPIMIIGQHRVGKTSLKKSLTGEAFSATEASTEGIETDPSHFKISMEVWKTGQKGIEADVDSKVFFDHHAAGLLIKSLKGKHEKIPGASALKSSEESSRSEQSEDTTENIFETELSDDLVKLSIEMLKSDQTVEREDNIYSTLWDFGGQMVYYATHPIFMTDKAIYILTCDLSRDPYQQASIPEREGLYKKANDINFSYTNMDCLDYWLSLIYSLASSNASSLSTALPEMSSTKLPPVFLVCTHADKPYTDSPDEHPNARRVALDIYGFLQTKSYRDHLFHDVFVVDNTKAGSDNDCQEVIRLREEILAVAKKLPHLKQAIPLKWLKYENELYRLREEGHKWIPREKAMEIAFGTCGLRDDEEFSTATNFLHDQRILIHFSGHRQLERMVILDLQWLIDIFKRVITIKPYEGSERTVKDLWSDLEMTGILDERLLIHAWESFSLTQETHSSLVAIMERFSLLCSWPTGTDGSIQYLVPSMLKFPPRDDVLQLLDSIQVPSLFIRFKLGRVPPGLFPRLVLQFYQWSKKEWKSPVNPQLCRNFALFHILPDQGTSVIFLCHFSFIEVAVHIADCAFKTATPGLNYGTFDMSTSRAIHWQLRMILESMRNEFDWLSNTRFEMCVCCPICSLKGSVKCRAHDVRGCDCLHLLSESELQQCQYCTRPGIRGDCRIRIQMFAPWFSFSGAEARGTSVNKASLGYGIAAGSAVSLEKAAPEKALALPEEVVNAMHVPSCDPKGVVSQFQESLHLTSTALSNPENEDKRLIRCLANTAKSQNRKDVVEYLRTIALEGTTGPLLDEGLDVQCIPFKQRMELTFFLTADFVFC from the exons AGAAATCTGTTCCTTCGGAGATTCTTTCACGTGGCCCCCGTGCTGTTGAAGCCTTCAATAGTGCTCTCAAGGATGGTACAGCTCTTGTAAGAAGACTACCAATCATGATAATTGGCCAACATCGGGTCGGGAAGACCAGTTTGAAGAAGTCATTGACTGGAGAAGCCTTCAGTGCAACGGAAGCTAGCACAGAAGGAATAGAGACTGATCCTTCCCATTTTAAAATCTCAATGGAAGTTTGGAAGACAGGCCAGAAAGGAATAGAGGCTGATGTTGATTCCAAGGTATTCTTTGATCACCATGCAGCGGGCTTATTGATTAAAAGCTTGAAAGGAAAGCACGAGAAGATACCAGGCGCTTCCGCCCTTAAATCCTCGGAGGAATCAAGTAGAAGTGAACAAAGCGAGGACACCACAGAGAATATTTTTGAAACAGAACTATCAGACGATTTAGTGAAATTGTCAATAGAAATGCTTAAGAGTGATCAGACGGTTGAAAGAGAGGACAACATTTACTCAACACTGTGGGACTTTGGAGGCCAGATGGTTTATTATGCCACCCACCCAATCTTTATGACGGATAAAGCCATTTATATATTGACGTGTGACTTGAGTCGTGATCCATATCAGCAAGCTAGCATTCCTGAGAGAGAAGGACTGTACAAGAAAGCTAATGACATTAACTTCAGTTATACAAATATGGATTGTCTCGATTACTGGTTGTCATTGATTTATTCGTTGGCTAGTTCAAATGCCTCGAGCCTGTCCACTGCTCTGCCTGAAATGTCGTCCACAAAGTTGCCTCCGGTTTTTCTAGTCTGCACCCATGCTGACAAGCCCTATACTGATAGTCCTGACGAACATCCCAATGCAAGAAGGGTGGCCCTTGATATTTATGGTTTCTTGCAAACAAAGAGTTATAGGGATCACCTCTTTCATGACGTCTTCGTTGTTGATAACACAAAGGCGGGAAGTGACAATGATTGTCAGGAGGTGATACGGCTGAGGGAAGAGATTCTTGCTGTTGCCAAGAAATTACCACATTTGAAACAAGCCATCCCACTGAAGTGGTTAAAGTATGAAAATGAACTCTACCGCCTACGTGAAGAGGGTCACAAGTGGATACCTAGAGAGAAAGCCATGGAGATTGCCTTTGGTACGTGCGGTTTAAGGGATGATGAAGAGTTTTCCACAGCCACGAATTTTTTACACGATCAGAGAATTCTGATTCATTTCAGTGGACACCGACAGCTGGAAAGGATGGTTATACTGGATCTGCAATGGCTTATTGATATCTTTAAAAGGGTCATTACCATTAAGCCTTATGAAGGGTCAGAGAGAACTGTTAAAGATCTTTGGAGTGACCTTGAAATGACGGGAATATTGGATGAACGGCTGCTAATTCATGCCTGGGAGTCTTTTTCCTTGACGCAGGAAACCCACAGCAGCCTTGTGGCGATCATGGAGAGATTTAGCTTGCTCTGTTCCTGGCCAACAGGAACAGATGGAAGCATACAGTACCTAGTGCCATCCATGCTCAAGTTTCCTCCAAGAGATGACGTTCTTCAGCTACTTGACTCCATTCAAGTTCCTTCGCTCTTCATAAGGTTCAAATTGGGTCGAGTGCCACCTGGTCTTTTTCCCCGTCTTGTCTTGCAGTTTTACCAGTGGAGCAAAAAGGAATGGAAAAGTCCAGTAAATCCTCAACTGTGCCGTAACTTTGCTTTGTTTCATATCCTGCCTGATCAAGGAACGTCCGTCATTTTCCTTTGTCATTTCTCCTTCATCGAGGTCGCAGTTCACATCGCAGATTGTGCCTTTAAAACAGCAACACCAGGTCTCAATTATGGTACTTTTGACATGTCCACAAGCCGTGCAATCCACTGGCAGCTGAGAATGATTCTAGAGAGCATGAGAAATGAGTTTGACTGGCTAAGCAACACACGATTCGAAATGTGCGTCTGCTGTCCAATTTGCTCACTTAAAGGCTCTGTCAAATGCCGCGCTCATGATGTGCGTGGCTGCGATTGTCTACATTTATTGTCGGAATCAGAGTTACAGCAATGCCAATACTGCACCAGACCTGGTATCCGAGGAGATTGTAGGATTCGTATTCAGATGTTTGCaccatggttttctttttcaggaGCAGAAGCAAGAGGAACATCAGTCAATAAG GCATCTCTTGGATATGGCATCGCTGCAGGAAGTGCTGTTTCTCTTGAAAAAG CTGCTCCTGAAAAGGCACTTGCTTTGCCCGAAGAGGTTGTAAATGCCATGCACGTTCCTTCATGTGATCCCAAGGGTGTCGTGTCTCAGTTCCAAGAGAGTCTCCATTTGACGTCAACAGCACTGAGTAATCCGGAGAACGAGGACAAACGTTTGATCCGTTGCCTCGCTAATACAGCAAAATCCCAAAACAGAAAGGATGTAGTTGAATACTTGAGGACTATTGCACTTGAAGGAACTACTG GACCATTGTTAGATGAGGGCCTTGATGTCCAATGCATTCCTTTCAAGCAAAGAATGGAGTTAACTTTTTTTCTTACTG CCGATTTTGTATTTTGCTGA
- the LOC138057278 gene encoding uncharacterized protein isoform X1 — MERKKRVKESGSASKVEKSGSSSEDEKREVWWKEEELRAQQADEEWELRLKVLRRNRERKKRDDPWDVWCKEFDWRRKPQKRERIRWLEARHQEKSVPSEILSRGPRAVEAFNSALKDGTALVRRLPIMIIGQHRVGKTSLKKSLTGEAFSATEASTEGIETDPSHFKISMEVWKTGQKGIEADVDSKVFFDHHAAGLLIKSLKGKHEKIPGASALKSSEESSRSEQSEDTTENIFETELSDDLVKLSIEMLKSDQTVEREDNIYSTLWDFGGQMVYYATHPIFMTDKAIYILTCDLSRDPYQQASIPEREGLYKKANDINFSYTNMDCLDYWLSLIYSLASSNASSLSTALPEMSSTKLPPVFLVCTHADKPYTDSPDEHPNARRVALDIYGFLQTKSYRDHLFHDVFVVDNTKAGSDNDCQEVIRLREEILAVAKKLPHLKQAIPLKWLKYENELYRLREEGHKWIPREKAMEIAFGTCGLRDDEEFSTATNFLHDQRILIHFSGHRQLERMVILDLQWLIDIFKRVITIKPYEGSERTVKDLWSDLEMTGILDERLLIHAWESFSLTQETHSSLVAIMERFSLLCSWPTGTDGSIQYLVPSMLKFPPRDDVLQLLDSIQVPSLFIRFKLGRVPPGLFPRLVLQFYQWSKKEWKSPVNPQLCRNFALFHILPDQGTSVIFLCHFSFIEVAVHIADCAFKTATPGLNYGTFDMSTSRAIHWQLRMILESMRNEFDWLSNTRFEMCVCCPICSLKGSVKCRAHDVRGCDCLHLLSESELQQCQYCTRPGIRGDCRIRIQMFAPWFSFSGAEARGTSVNKASLGYGIAAGSAVSLEKAAPEKALALPEEVVNAMHVPSCDPKGVVSQFQESLHLTSTALSNPENEDKRLIRCLANTAKSQNRKDVVEYLRTIALEGTTGPLLDEGLDVQCIPFKQRMELTFFLTVGGRWKELAIRLGISNNGISFLDERHTNPSDVLLDIMAKHHPFHVGELYDMLVESELPLAADIL, encoded by the exons AGAAATCTGTTCCTTCGGAGATTCTTTCACGTGGCCCCCGTGCTGTTGAAGCCTTCAATAGTGCTCTCAAGGATGGTACAGCTCTTGTAAGAAGACTACCAATCATGATAATTGGCCAACATCGGGTCGGGAAGACCAGTTTGAAGAAGTCATTGACTGGAGAAGCCTTCAGTGCAACGGAAGCTAGCACAGAAGGAATAGAGACTGATCCTTCCCATTTTAAAATCTCAATGGAAGTTTGGAAGACAGGCCAGAAAGGAATAGAGGCTGATGTTGATTCCAAGGTATTCTTTGATCACCATGCAGCGGGCTTATTGATTAAAAGCTTGAAAGGAAAGCACGAGAAGATACCAGGCGCTTCCGCCCTTAAATCCTCGGAGGAATCAAGTAGAAGTGAACAAAGCGAGGACACCACAGAGAATATTTTTGAAACAGAACTATCAGACGATTTAGTGAAATTGTCAATAGAAATGCTTAAGAGTGATCAGACGGTTGAAAGAGAGGACAACATTTACTCAACACTGTGGGACTTTGGAGGCCAGATGGTTTATTATGCCACCCACCCAATCTTTATGACGGATAAAGCCATTTATATATTGACGTGTGACTTGAGTCGTGATCCATATCAGCAAGCTAGCATTCCTGAGAGAGAAGGACTGTACAAGAAAGCTAATGACATTAACTTCAGTTATACAAATATGGATTGTCTCGATTACTGGTTGTCATTGATTTATTCGTTGGCTAGTTCAAATGCCTCGAGCCTGTCCACTGCTCTGCCTGAAATGTCGTCCACAAAGTTGCCTCCGGTTTTTCTAGTCTGCACCCATGCTGACAAGCCCTATACTGATAGTCCTGACGAACATCCCAATGCAAGAAGGGTGGCCCTTGATATTTATGGTTTCTTGCAAACAAAGAGTTATAGGGATCACCTCTTTCATGACGTCTTCGTTGTTGATAACACAAAGGCGGGAAGTGACAATGATTGTCAGGAGGTGATACGGCTGAGGGAAGAGATTCTTGCTGTTGCCAAGAAATTACCACATTTGAAACAAGCCATCCCACTGAAGTGGTTAAAGTATGAAAATGAACTCTACCGCCTACGTGAAGAGGGTCACAAGTGGATACCTAGAGAGAAAGCCATGGAGATTGCCTTTGGTACGTGCGGTTTAAGGGATGATGAAGAGTTTTCCACAGCCACGAATTTTTTACACGATCAGAGAATTCTGATTCATTTCAGTGGACACCGACAGCTGGAAAGGATGGTTATACTGGATCTGCAATGGCTTATTGATATCTTTAAAAGGGTCATTACCATTAAGCCTTATGAAGGGTCAGAGAGAACTGTTAAAGATCTTTGGAGTGACCTTGAAATGACGGGAATATTGGATGAACGGCTGCTAATTCATGCCTGGGAGTCTTTTTCCTTGACGCAGGAAACCCACAGCAGCCTTGTGGCGATCATGGAGAGATTTAGCTTGCTCTGTTCCTGGCCAACAGGAACAGATGGAAGCATACAGTACCTAGTGCCATCCATGCTCAAGTTTCCTCCAAGAGATGACGTTCTTCAGCTACTTGACTCCATTCAAGTTCCTTCGCTCTTCATAAGGTTCAAATTGGGTCGAGTGCCACCTGGTCTTTTTCCCCGTCTTGTCTTGCAGTTTTACCAGTGGAGCAAAAAGGAATGGAAAAGTCCAGTAAATCCTCAACTGTGCCGTAACTTTGCTTTGTTTCATATCCTGCCTGATCAAGGAACGTCCGTCATTTTCCTTTGTCATTTCTCCTTCATCGAGGTCGCAGTTCACATCGCAGATTGTGCCTTTAAAACAGCAACACCAGGTCTCAATTATGGTACTTTTGACATGTCCACAAGCCGTGCAATCCACTGGCAGCTGAGAATGATTCTAGAGAGCATGAGAAATGAGTTTGACTGGCTAAGCAACACACGATTCGAAATGTGCGTCTGCTGTCCAATTTGCTCACTTAAAGGCTCTGTCAAATGCCGCGCTCATGATGTGCGTGGCTGCGATTGTCTACATTTATTGTCGGAATCAGAGTTACAGCAATGCCAATACTGCACCAGACCTGGTATCCGAGGAGATTGTAGGATTCGTATTCAGATGTTTGCaccatggttttctttttcaggaGCAGAAGCAAGAGGAACATCAGTCAATAAG GCATCTCTTGGATATGGCATCGCTGCAGGAAGTGCTGTTTCTCTTGAAAAAG CTGCTCCTGAAAAGGCACTTGCTTTGCCCGAAGAGGTTGTAAATGCCATGCACGTTCCTTCATGTGATCCCAAGGGTGTCGTGTCTCAGTTCCAAGAGAGTCTCCATTTGACGTCAACAGCACTGAGTAATCCGGAGAACGAGGACAAACGTTTGATCCGTTGCCTCGCTAATACAGCAAAATCCCAAAACAGAAAGGATGTAGTTGAATACTTGAGGACTATTGCACTTGAAGGAACTACTG GACCATTGTTAGATGAGGGCCTTGATGTCCAATGCATTCCTTTCAAGCAAAGAATGGAGTTAACTTTTTTTCTTACTG TCGGTGGGCGATGGAAAGAGCTTGCAATCAGATTAGGAATTTCTAACAACGGAATAAGCTTCCTCGACGAGAGACATACTAATCCAAGTGATGTTCTACTTGATATTATGGCGAAGCATCACCCCTTTCATGTCGGTGAACTTTACGACATGTTAGTAGAAAGTGAGCTTCCTCTAGCTGCTGACATCCTGTAG
- the LOC138057278 gene encoding uncharacterized protein isoform X3 has product MIIGQHRVGKTSLKKSLTGEAFSATEASTEGIETDPSHFKISMEVWKTGQKGIEADVDSKVFFDHHAAGLLIKSLKGKHEKIPGASALKSSEESSRSEQSEDTTENIFETELSDDLVKLSIEMLKSDQTVEREDNIYSTLWDFGGQMVYYATHPIFMTDKAIYILTCDLSRDPYQQASIPEREGLYKKANDINFSYTNMDCLDYWLSLIYSLASSNASSLSTALPEMSSTKLPPVFLVCTHADKPYTDSPDEHPNARRVALDIYGFLQTKSYRDHLFHDVFVVDNTKAGSDNDCQEVIRLREEILAVAKKLPHLKQAIPLKWLKYENELYRLREEGHKWIPREKAMEIAFGTCGLRDDEEFSTATNFLHDQRILIHFSGHRQLERMVILDLQWLIDIFKRVITIKPYEGSERTVKDLWSDLEMTGILDERLLIHAWESFSLTQETHSSLVAIMERFSLLCSWPTGTDGSIQYLVPSMLKFPPRDDVLQLLDSIQVPSLFIRFKLGRVPPGLFPRLVLQFYQWSKKEWKSPVNPQLCRNFALFHILPDQGTSVIFLCHFSFIEVAVHIADCAFKTATPGLNYGTFDMSTSRAIHWQLRMILESMRNEFDWLSNTRFEMCVCCPICSLKGSVKCRAHDVRGCDCLHLLSESELQQCQYCTRPGIRGDCRIRIQMFAPWFSFSGAEARGTSVNKASLGYGIAAGSAVSLEKAAPEKALALPEEVVNAMHVPSCDPKGVVSQFQESLHLTSTALSNPENEDKRLIRCLANTAKSQNRKDVVEYLRTIALEGTTGPLLDEGLDVQCIPFKQRMELTFFLTVGGRWKELAIRLGISNNGISFLDERHTNPSDVLLDIMAKHHPFHVGELYDMLVESELPLAADIL; this is encoded by the exons ATGATAATTGGCCAACATCGGGTCGGGAAGACCAGTTTGAAGAAGTCATTGACTGGAGAAGCCTTCAGTGCAACGGAAGCTAGCACAGAAGGAATAGAGACTGATCCTTCCCATTTTAAAATCTCAATGGAAGTTTGGAAGACAGGCCAGAAAGGAATAGAGGCTGATGTTGATTCCAAGGTATTCTTTGATCACCATGCAGCGGGCTTATTGATTAAAAGCTTGAAAGGAAAGCACGAGAAGATACCAGGCGCTTCCGCCCTTAAATCCTCGGAGGAATCAAGTAGAAGTGAACAAAGCGAGGACACCACAGAGAATATTTTTGAAACAGAACTATCAGACGATTTAGTGAAATTGTCAATAGAAATGCTTAAGAGTGATCAGACGGTTGAAAGAGAGGACAACATTTACTCAACACTGTGGGACTTTGGAGGCCAGATGGTTTATTATGCCACCCACCCAATCTTTATGACGGATAAAGCCATTTATATATTGACGTGTGACTTGAGTCGTGATCCATATCAGCAAGCTAGCATTCCTGAGAGAGAAGGACTGTACAAGAAAGCTAATGACATTAACTTCAGTTATACAAATATGGATTGTCTCGATTACTGGTTGTCATTGATTTATTCGTTGGCTAGTTCAAATGCCTCGAGCCTGTCCACTGCTCTGCCTGAAATGTCGTCCACAAAGTTGCCTCCGGTTTTTCTAGTCTGCACCCATGCTGACAAGCCCTATACTGATAGTCCTGACGAACATCCCAATGCAAGAAGGGTGGCCCTTGATATTTATGGTTTCTTGCAAACAAAGAGTTATAGGGATCACCTCTTTCATGACGTCTTCGTTGTTGATAACACAAAGGCGGGAAGTGACAATGATTGTCAGGAGGTGATACGGCTGAGGGAAGAGATTCTTGCTGTTGCCAAGAAATTACCACATTTGAAACAAGCCATCCCACTGAAGTGGTTAAAGTATGAAAATGAACTCTACCGCCTACGTGAAGAGGGTCACAAGTGGATACCTAGAGAGAAAGCCATGGAGATTGCCTTTGGTACGTGCGGTTTAAGGGATGATGAAGAGTTTTCCACAGCCACGAATTTTTTACACGATCAGAGAATTCTGATTCATTTCAGTGGACACCGACAGCTGGAAAGGATGGTTATACTGGATCTGCAATGGCTTATTGATATCTTTAAAAGGGTCATTACCATTAAGCCTTATGAAGGGTCAGAGAGAACTGTTAAAGATCTTTGGAGTGACCTTGAAATGACGGGAATATTGGATGAACGGCTGCTAATTCATGCCTGGGAGTCTTTTTCCTTGACGCAGGAAACCCACAGCAGCCTTGTGGCGATCATGGAGAGATTTAGCTTGCTCTGTTCCTGGCCAACAGGAACAGATGGAAGCATACAGTACCTAGTGCCATCCATGCTCAAGTTTCCTCCAAGAGATGACGTTCTTCAGCTACTTGACTCCATTCAAGTTCCTTCGCTCTTCATAAGGTTCAAATTGGGTCGAGTGCCACCTGGTCTTTTTCCCCGTCTTGTCTTGCAGTTTTACCAGTGGAGCAAAAAGGAATGGAAAAGTCCAGTAAATCCTCAACTGTGCCGTAACTTTGCTTTGTTTCATATCCTGCCTGATCAAGGAACGTCCGTCATTTTCCTTTGTCATTTCTCCTTCATCGAGGTCGCAGTTCACATCGCAGATTGTGCCTTTAAAACAGCAACACCAGGTCTCAATTATGGTACTTTTGACATGTCCACAAGCCGTGCAATCCACTGGCAGCTGAGAATGATTCTAGAGAGCATGAGAAATGAGTTTGACTGGCTAAGCAACACACGATTCGAAATGTGCGTCTGCTGTCCAATTTGCTCACTTAAAGGCTCTGTCAAATGCCGCGCTCATGATGTGCGTGGCTGCGATTGTCTACATTTATTGTCGGAATCAGAGTTACAGCAATGCCAATACTGCACCAGACCTGGTATCCGAGGAGATTGTAGGATTCGTATTCAGATGTTTGCaccatggttttctttttcaggaGCAGAAGCAAGAGGAACATCAGTCAATAAG GCATCTCTTGGATATGGCATCGCTGCAGGAAGTGCTGTTTCTCTTGAAAAAG CTGCTCCTGAAAAGGCACTTGCTTTGCCCGAAGAGGTTGTAAATGCCATGCACGTTCCTTCATGTGATCCCAAGGGTGTCGTGTCTCAGTTCCAAGAGAGTCTCCATTTGACGTCAACAGCACTGAGTAATCCGGAGAACGAGGACAAACGTTTGATCCGTTGCCTCGCTAATACAGCAAAATCCCAAAACAGAAAGGATGTAGTTGAATACTTGAGGACTATTGCACTTGAAGGAACTACTG GACCATTGTTAGATGAGGGCCTTGATGTCCAATGCATTCCTTTCAAGCAAAGAATGGAGTTAACTTTTTTTCTTACTG TCGGTGGGCGATGGAAAGAGCTTGCAATCAGATTAGGAATTTCTAACAACGGAATAAGCTTCCTCGACGAGAGACATACTAATCCAAGTGATGTTCTACTTGATATTATGGCGAAGCATCACCCCTTTCATGTCGGTGAACTTTACGACATGTTAGTAGAAAGTGAGCTTCCTCTAGCTGCTGACATCCTGTAG